In Toxotes jaculatrix isolate fToxJac2 chromosome 11, fToxJac2.pri, whole genome shotgun sequence, a single genomic region encodes these proteins:
- the cdc5l gene encoding cell division cycle 5-like protein, with translation MPRIMIKGGVWRNTEDEILKAAVMKYGKNQWSRIASLLHRKSAKQCKARWYEWLDPSIKKTEWSREEEEKLLHLAKLMPTQWRTIAPIIGRTAAQCLEHYEYLLDKAAQRDNEEEVGDDPRKLKPGEIDPNPETKPARPDPVDMDEDELEMLSEARARLANTQGKKAKRKAREKQLEEARRLAALQKRRELRAAGIDVQKKRKKKRGVDYNAEIPFEKKPAPGFYDTSMEQYNALEPNFKRLRQQHLDGELRNEREERDRKKDKQKIKKKKESDLPSAILQTSGVAEFTKKRSKLVLPAPQISDAELEEVVKLGVASEVARQAAEESESGNSASSTLLSEYSVTNTMTTGLRTPRTPAAQDRILQEAQNLMALTNIDTPLKGGLNTPLHESDFSGVTPQRQQIQTPNTVLSTPFRTPGPGQGSEGMTPQAGGGMTPRGAVTPGLTPGRTPLRDKLNINSEEQLTDPTYAKHMQRESLQQLRQGLMSLPVPKNDFEIVLPENAEKELEETETDTGFVEDSADIEARKQALREAEREKELKLRHTAVQRALPRPTEVNESVLRPASIEPLADLQLAEELIKQEMIAMLHYDCLHHPSANAANQLQRGKARGPTSTSNNALHIAYLETHPYKPVSTEEMEQAKALLAAEMEVVKAGMGHGDLSMEAYSQVWEECYGQVLYLPGQNRYTRANLASKKDRIESLEKKLEVNRGHMTAEARRAAKLEKKLKILLGGFQSRALGLLKQHNELWEQVEQAATELETFTQLKKQEDTAIPRRQEALREDVERQMERERELQQRYGELLMERESLLNGAQKY, from the exons ATGCCGCGTATTATGATAAAAGGGGGCGTCTGGCGCAACACTGAG GATGAGATCCTCAAGGCGGCGGTAATGAAATATGGGAAAAACCAGTGGTCTCGTATCGCCTCCCTGCTGCACCGCAAGTCTGCCAAACAGTGTAAAGCCAGATG gtacGAGTGGTTGGACCCCAGCATTAAGAAAACAGAATGGtccagagaagaggaggagaagctgcttCATTTGGCAAAGCTGATGCCCACCCAGTGGAGGACCATTGCTCCCATCATAGGACGCACTGCTGCCCAGTGTCTGGAGCACTACGAATACCTGCT AGACAAGGCAGCACAAAGAGACAATGAGGAGGAAGTGGGGGATGACCCCAGGAAGTTAAAACCAGGAGAGATTGACCCTAATCCTGAAACTAAACCTGCCAGACCTGACCCTGTGGATATGGATGAAG ATGAACTGGAGATGCTGTCAGAGGCGAGGGCTCGTCTGGCCAACACACAGGGCAAGAAAGCCAAGAGGAAGgccagagagaaacagctggaGGAAGCCAG ACGGTTGGCCGCTCTGCAGAAGCGcagagagctgagagcagcaggAATCGACGttcagaagaagagaaagaagaagcgAGGAGTGGACTACAACGCTGAAATCCCCTTTGAAAAGAAGCCTGCACCG GGTTTCTATGACACCAGCATGGAGCAGTACAACGCTCTGGAGCCAAACTTCAAACGACTCAGACAGCAGCACCTGGACGGAGAACTACGCAA tgAGCGCGAGGAGAGGGACAGGAAGAAAGATAAACAGaagataaaaaagaagaaagagagcgaCCTGCCGTCTGCCATCCTCCAAACCAGCGGAGTGGCCGAGTTCACCAAAAAACGCTCCAAACTGGTTTTACCTGCACCACAG ATCAGTGACGCTGAGTTGGAGGAAGTCGTCAAATTGGGTGTCGCCAGTGAGGTTGCTCGTCAAGCCGCCGAGGAGAGTGAAAGCGGCAACTCAGCCTCATCCACCCTCCTGTCAGAGTACAGCGTCACTAACACCATGACAACGGGACTACGTACCCCCCGCACCCCTGCTGCTCAGGACAGGATACTGCAG gaagcCCAGAACCTGATGGCTTTGACCAACATCGACACTCCTCTGAAGGGAGGCCTCAACACTCCGCTCCACGAGAGCGACTTCAGCGGAGTGACGCCTCAGCGCCAGCAGATCCAGACACCCAACACTGTTCTCAGTACACCGTTCAG AACCCCTGGAccaggtcaggggtcagagggcATGACCCCTCAAGCCGGAGGAGGGATGACTCCACGTGGAGCTGTGACCCCAGGTTTGACTCCTGGCCGTACGCCTCTGAGAGACAAACTGAATATTAACAGTGAAGAGCAACTGACTGACCCTACGTACGCTAAACACATG caaagggaaagcctgcagcagctgaggcaGGGcctgatgtcacttcctgttcccaAGAACGACTTTGAGATTGTTCTTCCAGAAAACGCAGAGAAAGAgcttgaagaaacagaaacagacactggGTTCGTAGAGGACTCGGCCGACATAGAGGCACGCAAGCAG gctttgcgagaggcagaaagagagaaggagctgaagcTGCGACACACTGCTGTTCAGAGGGCTCTCCCCAGACCTACTGAg GTGAACGAGTCCGTCCTCCGTCCCGCCTCCATAGAGCCGCTCGCTGACCTCCAGTTGGCGGAGGAGCTGATCAAACAGGAGATGATCGCCATGCTGCACTACGACTGCCTGCACCACCCGTCAGCCAACGCAGCCAACCAGCTGCAGCGTGGCAAAGCCCGAGGCCCCACTTCCACGTCGAACAACGCACTGCATATAGCTTACCTGGAAACACACCCCTACAAGCCAGTCAGCACGGAGGAGATGgagcag GCTAAAGCACTGCTGGCAGCAGAAATGGAGGTGGTGAAGGCAGGAATGGGCCACGGTGATCTCAGCATGGAGGCCTACAGCCAGGTGTGGGAGGAATGCTATGGACAG gtgttaTATCTACCTGGTCAGAACAGATACACCAGAGCTAACCTGGCATCAAAGAAAGACCGTATTGAAAGCCTGGAGAAAAAGCTAGAG gtgaaCCGTGGTCACATGACAGCCGAGGCCAGGAGAGCAGCTAAGCTGGAGAAGAAACTCAAAATCTTGCTTGGAGGGTTTCAGTCCAGAGCACTGGGGCTCCTGAAGCAGCACAACGAACTCTGGGAACAG GTGGAGCAGGCAGCCACAGAGCTCGAGACCTTCACTCAGCTGAAGAAACAAGAAGATACTGCCATTCCCAGGAGACAAGAG gctCTGCGGGAGGACGTGGagaggcagatggagagagagagagaacttcaGCAGAGATATGGAGAGTTGCTGATGGAGAGGGAGTCACTGCTCAATGGTGCTCAGAAGTACTGA
- the napba gene encoding N-ethylmaleimide-sensitive factor attachment protein, beta a isoform X3, which yields MDNSGKEKEAMQLMAEADKKVKASGSFLGGMFGGNHKVEDACEMYARAANMFKMAKNWSEAINCLNQAIDIYTDMGRFTIAAKHHITIAEIYESELVDIEKAIAHYEQAADYYKGEESNSSANKCLLKVGHYSAQLEQYQKAIEIYEQVAMSTMDNPLLKYNAKEYFFKASLCHFIVDELNAKLAIEKYEEMFPAFSDSRELKLLKKLLEAHEEQNSEAFTEAVKEFDSVSRLDQWLTTMLLRIKKTIQGDAGDLK from the exons ATGGACAACTCCGGCAAAGAGAAGGAGGCCATGCAGCTGATGGCTGAAGCCGACAAAAAGGTCAAAGCGTCCGGATCCTTCCTGGGAGGGATGTTCGG ggGAAACCATAAGGTGGAGGATGCCTGTGAAATGTACGCCAGAGCAGCCAACATGTTTAAGATGGCAAAGAACTGGAGTG agGCCATCAACTGTCTAAACCAGGCCATTGACATCTACACCGACATG GGTCGTTTTACCATTGCAGCTAAACATCACATCACTATAGCGGAGATTTATGAATCAGAGCTGGTTGATATTGAGAAG gccatTGCCCACTATGAGCAGGCAGCAGATTACTACAAGGGAGAAGAATCTAACAG ctcagcCAACAAATGTCTTCTGAAGGTCGGACACTACAGCGCTCAGCTGGAGCAGTACCAGAAAGCTATTGAAATCTATGAACAG gtTGCTATGAGCACCATGGACAACCCTTTGTTGAAGTACAACGCTAAAGAGTATTTCTTCAAGGCGTCACTGTGTCACTTCATAGTGGACGAACTGAACGCTAAG TTGGCCATTGAGAAGTATGAGGAGATGTTTCCGGCCTTCTCAGACTCAAGAGAGCTCAAACTGTTAAAG AAACTCCTAGAAGCTCATGAGGAGCAGAACAGTGAGGCGTTCACGGAGGCCGTCAAGGAGTTCGACTCTGTGTCTCGTCTGGACCAGTGGTTGACCACGATGCTGCTCCGCATCAAAAAGACCATCCAGGGAGACGCTGGGGACCTGAAATAG
- the napba gene encoding N-ethylmaleimide-sensitive factor attachment protein, beta a isoform X1 has translation MDNSGKEKEAMQLMAEADKKVKASGSFLGGMFGGNHKVEDACEMYARAANMFKMAKNWSAAGNAFCQAARLHMQLQNKLDSATSFVDAGNAYKKADPQEAINCLNQAIDIYTDMGRFTIAAKHHITIAEIYESELVDIEKAIAHYEQAADYYKGEESNSSANKCLLKVGHYSAQLEQYQKAIEIYEQVAMSTMDNPLLKYNAKEYFFKASLCHFIVDELNAKLAIEKYEEMFPAFSDSRELKLLKKLLEAHEEQNSEAFTEAVKEFDSVSRLDQWLTTMLLRIKKTIQGDAGDLK, from the exons ATGGACAACTCCGGCAAAGAGAAGGAGGCCATGCAGCTGATGGCTGAAGCCGACAAAAAGGTCAAAGCGTCCGGATCCTTCCTGGGAGGGATGTTCGG ggGAAACCATAAGGTGGAGGATGCCTGTGAAATGTACGCCAGAGCAGCCAACATGTTTAAGATGGCAAAGAACTGGAGTG ctgCGGGGAATGCATTCTGCCAGGCCGCTCGGCTCCACATGCAGCTTCAGAACAAACTGGACTCTGCCACCAGCTTCGTCGATGCCGGCAACGCGTACAAGAAGGCCGACCCACAGG agGCCATCAACTGTCTAAACCAGGCCATTGACATCTACACCGACATG GGTCGTTTTACCATTGCAGCTAAACATCACATCACTATAGCGGAGATTTATGAATCAGAGCTGGTTGATATTGAGAAG gccatTGCCCACTATGAGCAGGCAGCAGATTACTACAAGGGAGAAGAATCTAACAG ctcagcCAACAAATGTCTTCTGAAGGTCGGACACTACAGCGCTCAGCTGGAGCAGTACCAGAAAGCTATTGAAATCTATGAACAG gtTGCTATGAGCACCATGGACAACCCTTTGTTGAAGTACAACGCTAAAGAGTATTTCTTCAAGGCGTCACTGTGTCACTTCATAGTGGACGAACTGAACGCTAAG TTGGCCATTGAGAAGTATGAGGAGATGTTTCCGGCCTTCTCAGACTCAAGAGAGCTCAAACTGTTAAAG AAACTCCTAGAAGCTCATGAGGAGCAGAACAGTGAGGCGTTCACGGAGGCCGTCAAGGAGTTCGACTCTGTGTCTCGTCTGGACCAGTGGTTGACCACGATGCTGCTCCGCATCAAAAAGACCATCCAGGGAGACGCTGGGGACCTGAAATAG
- the supt3h gene encoding transcription initiation protein SPT3 homolog, which yields MSSPMAGSTASSSKDRPVSRTSFIPELQSMMFALGDARRPLHETAALVEDIVHTQLITMLHQACEGAALRGSRVISAEDILFLMRKDKRKVARLLKYLQFRDYKSKLLKTLEDEDTQPETDRWGAAGGVAGGNQRRQRLAQDFLVWMDQTGELLSLAERQEVDPVKQERMERLERQTRAMDQAQYSEFCESRQLSFAKKASKFRDWLDCSSLELKPNSIAMEILSYLAYETVAQIVDLSLLVKQEMTAKTNPISHVISASYIHYNTHTEVKKDPDSPEATPPSTPGSSHSSKPLPQGNGSLDSRARQRKRKKSCPATVEPPSGAIQPCHIREAIRRYSYRHTNAYWKSGMTFLAC from the exons ATGAGCAGTCCCATGGCTGGCTCCACAGCATCCAGTTCGAAAGACCGTCCAGTTTCCAGGACCAGCTTCATCCCAGAACTACAGAGCAtgat gttcGCTCTGGGAGATGCTCGCAGGCCTCTGCACGAGACAGCAGCTCTGGTGGAGGACATTGTGCACACACAGCTTATTACTATG CTGCATCAGGCCTGCGAGGGCGCGGCTCTTCGTGGTTCGAGGGTCATTTCTGCTGAGGACATCCTGTTCCTGATGAGGAAGGACAAG AGGAAGGTGGCGAGGTTGTTAAAATATCTACAGTTCAGAGATTATAAATCAAAGCTACTCAAAACTCTAGAGGACGAAGATACGCAGCCAGAAACAG ACAGGTGGGGTGCTGCAGGTGGCGTTGCCGGGGGTAATCAGCGGAGGCAGCGATTGGCCCAGGATTTTCTGGTGTGGATGGATCAGACGGGAGAGCTCCTGTCACTGGCTGAGCGACAGGAAGTAGACCCTGTCAAACAGGAGAggatggag CGTTTAGAGCGTCAGACTCGAGCCATGGACCAGGCTCAGTACTCAGAGTTCTGCGAGAGTCGACAGCTCAGCTTCG CTAAGAAAGCCTCAAAGTTTCGGGACTGGTTGGACTGCAGCAGTTTGGAGCTCAAACCCAACAGCATCGCCATGGAGATCCTGTCATACCTGGCCTATGAGACTGTTGCCCAG aTTGTGGACTTGTCTCTGTTGGTAAAGCAGGAAATGACAGCCAAGACTAATCCCATCAGCCATGTGATCTCTGCTAGTTACATccactacaacacacacactgag GTAAAGAAGGATCCAGACTCACCTGAGGCCACTCCCCCCTCCACCCCGGGCTCCTCTCACTCGTCGAAGCCCCTCCCACAGGGTAACGGCAGTCTGGACAGCCGAGCAAGACAGAGGAAACgcaaaaag agcTGTCCGGCTACAGTGGAGCCTCCCAGTGGAGCCATCCAGCCCTGTCACATCAGAGAGGCTATTAGAAGATACAgctacagacacaca aaTGCTTATTGGAAGAGTGGGATGACCTTCCTGGCCTGCTGA
- the LOC121189508 gene encoding 1-phosphatidylinositol 4,5-bisphosphate phosphodiesterase beta-1-like, protein MASAQPGVHALKLQPPSISLTLRNGSNFIKWDEDLSTVTPVTLYVDPHGFYLYWTDQSKDTELLDLTLVKDVRTGRSTKTPKEAKLRELLDVGNLVGRLENRMVTVVTASDLVNVNQLNFIATQEDEAKVWCEELFSLSSNLLSHNLNRDQSLLKAYVRLTLQPNAEGRIPVKNIVRLFSSDRKKVENALESCRLPYGRGDNIKLEDFTLEVYRSFLDSLCPRPELSNIFKLQGGDDGTLTVDQMTEFVNNKQRDPRLNEILYPPLRPAQTNALMERYQHDQAQLKQGMISLQAFSSYLSSDENGVIPPEKLDQSEDMNFPLSHYFINSSHNTYLTAGQLAGSSSVEMYRQVLLAGCRCVELDVWKGRTAEEEPVITHGFTMTSEISFKEVIEAIAECAFKTSPFPVILSFENHVDSLKQQAKMAEYCRSIFGDALLIDPLDKYPLESGVPLPSPQELMGKIVIKNKKSHKPSNNTDTKRLTDQPANQSNEPVSPSNNTGEMEAESEEDDDDEDDDGKKGSAEREAVATEEMSTLVNYVQPTKFNSFEASKKAARCYHMSSFVETKALEHLTKSPVEFVEYNKSQLSRIYPKGTRVDSSNFMPQLFWNAGCQLVALNYQTIDLSMQLNLFMFEYNGRSGYRLKPEFMRRPDKHFDPFTENTVDGIVANTLSVKVISGQFLTERRVGVYVEVEMFGLPADTRRKALKTKTSQNNNAINPVWDEEPIIFKKVILPTLASLRIAAYEEGGKFIGHRIIPVSAIRPGYRYIGLRNEKNQSLILPAVFVYIEVKDYVPDTFADVIEALSNPIRYVNLLEQRSKQLAALTLEDGEEDTQTEDEADSCAERKNDLKSAPLENGLSPASGPAGHTPIATTPKASAASQQAATTDAAKPAAKSEDLVLSVLIDVPVCTIESLQQSKVYQKEQRRQFKEVKELVRRHQKKTSELLREFNNKYKKTARQCSKSRGSCSDSEKDERLQQLRDEQQQQLLALRQEQYYSQKYLQREHIKTLTERLSSLAEESHNAQMKKLKDICDKEKKELKRQMDRRRTEKINQAKTKEKHLAEEEKIEINKSYVNEVVQNIKRLEETQAKRHEQLVEQHNELLQEIQDQKPKLQGAVEAEFQEKFQCLPGEIRDFLQNRKMEVRGHSKSRPSTPHETLSEED, encoded by the exons ATGGCGAGTGCTCAGCCTGGGGTCCATGCATTGAAACTCCagcctccctccatctctctcacactgaggAACGGAAGCAACTTCATTAAATGGGACGAG GATCTGTCCACTGTTACTCCAGTGACTCTGTACGTGGATCCACATGGATTTTACCTGTACTGGACTGACCAGAGCAAG GACACAGAGTTGTTGGACCTGACCCTCGTAAAAGATGTCAGAACAGGCAGAAGCACCAAAACACCCAAG GAGGCCAAGCTGCGGGAGCTGCTGGATGTGGGAAACCTGGTTGGTCGTCTGGAGAACCGCATGGTTACCGTGGTTACGGCTTCAGACCTTGTAAACGTCAACCAGCTCAACTTCATCGCTACACAGGAGGACGAAGCCAAG GTGTGGTGTGAGgaactgttttctctgtcttccaaCCTGCTGAGCCACAATCTCAACAGAGACCAGAGTCTGCTGAAAGc GTACGTCAGGTTAACTCTCCAGCCAAACGCAGAGGGGAGAATCCCTGTCAAGAA CATCGTTCGACTGTTTTcatcagacagaaagaaagtagAGAATGCCTTGGAGAGCTGCAGACTGCCCTACGGACGG GGTGACAATATCAAACTGGAGGACTTCACTCTTGAGGTTTACCGGAGCTTTTTGGACAGTCTGTGCCCTCGTCCCGAGCTCAGCAACATCTTCAAACTGCA AGGAGGGGATGATGGGACTTTGACAGTCGATCAGATGACAGAGTTCGTcaacaacaaacagagagaccCAAGGCTGAACGAAATCCTCTACCCGCCTCTTCGTCCTGCACAGACAAACGCTCTGATGGAGAGGTACCAACATGACCAGGCACAGCTGAagcaag GCATGATTTCTCTCCAGGCATTCTCCAGTTATCTGTCCAGTGATGAGAATGGAGTCATTCCACCAGAGAAGCTGGATCAGTCCGAAGACATGAACTTCCCCCTGTCTCACTACTTCATCAACTCGTCACACAATACATACCTGACAG CGGGCCAGCTGGCTGGAAGCTCCTCAGTGGAGATGTATAGGCAGGTTCTCCTGGCCGGATGCCGCTGTGTGGAATTAGATGTGTGGAAAGGACGAACTGCTGAGGAGGAGCCCGTCATCACACACGGCTTTACCATGACGTCCGAAATCTCTTTTAAG GAAGTGATTGAAGCCATCGCAGAGTGCGCCTTCAAGACTTCACCTTTTCCTGTCATACTCTCATTTGAAAACCACGTGGACTC TTTGAAGCAGCAGGCTAAAATGGCTGAATATTGTCGATCCATTTTCGGAGATGCGCTGCTGATAGACCCTCTGGACAAATACCCa CTGGAGTCAGGTGTCCCTCTGCCCAGTCCTCAGGAGCTAATGGGCAAAATTGTCATCAAGAACAAGAAATCACACAAACCGTCCAATAACACAGACACCAAGAGACTGACGGAccaaccagccaatcagagcaacGAGCCAGTGTCTCCTAGCAACAACACAGGAG AGATGGAGGCTGAGAgtgaggaagatgatgatgatgaagatgatgatggtaAAAAG GGCTCAGCAGAGCGGGAGGCAGTGGCTACGGAGGAAATGTCAACTCTGGTAAACTATGTCCAACCAACCAAGTTCAACTCCTTCGAAGCATCCAAGA aagcaGCCCGCTGTTACCACATGTCGTCTTTTGTGGAGACCAAGGCTTTGGAGCACCTCACAAAGTCACCAGTGGAGTTTGTAGA ATATAATAAATCCCAGCTGAGTCGTATCTACCCAAAAGGAACCAGAGTCGACTCGTCAAACTTTATGCCTCAGCTCTTCTGGAACGCTGGATGTCAACTGGTGGCTCTCAACTACCAAACCATCG ATTTGTCCATGCAGCTGAACCTCTTCATGTTTGAGTACAACGGTCGCAGCGGCTACAGACTGAAGCCTGAGTTCATGAGACGGCCAGACAAACACTTCGACCCctttacagaaaacacagtggaCGGCATCGTAGCTAACACGCTCTCTGTGAAG GTGATTTCAGGCCAGTTCCTGACTGAGCGACGGGTGGGTGTGTACGTGGAGGTGGAGATGTTTGGACTTCCTGCGGACACCAGGAGGAAAGCGCTGAAGACGAAAACCTCGCAGAACAATAACGCCATCAATCCAGTGTGGGACGAAGAGCCCATCATCTTCAAAAAG GTGATTCTTCCCACTCTGGCCTCTCTGAGAATTGCTGCTTatgaggaaggaggaaagtttATAGGTCATCGGATTATTCCAGTTTCTGCCATTAGACCAG GTTATCGTTACATCGGCTTGAGGAATGAGAAAAATCAGTCTCTGATTCTACCGGCTGTGTTCGTCTACATCGAGGTCAAAGACTACGTCCCAGACACTTTTGCAG ATGTGATAGAGGCTCTATCCAACCCTATTCGATATGTCAACCTCCTGGAGCAGAGGTCCAAACAGCTGGCGGCTCTGACTCTGGAGGACGGAGAGGAGGACACGCAGACCGAG GATGAAGCCGACAGTTGTGCAGAGCGTAAGAACGATCTGAAATCAGCTCCACTGGAAAACGGCCTCAGCCCGGCCTCTGGTCCTGCAGGACACACCCCCATCGCCACAACGCCCAAAGCCTCTGCAGCCAGTCAGCAAGCAGCTACAACAG aTGCAGCCAAACCAGCAGCAAAGAGTGAAGACCTGGTGTTAAGTGTTTTGATAG ATGTCCCAGTGTGCACCATCGAGAGTCTGCAGCAGTCCAAGGTTTATCAGAAGGAGCAGAGGCGTCAGTTTAAAGAGGTGAAGGAGTTGGTAAGAAGACACCAAAAGAaaacctcagagctgctgcGAGAGTTCAACAACAAGTACAAGAAAACGGCCAGACAGTGCAGCAAGAGCCG ggGCTCGTGTTCGGACAGTGAGAAAGATGAACGCCTCCAGCAGCTGAGagacgagcagcagcagcagcttctggcTCTGAGGCAGGAACAGTACTACAGTCAGAAATATCTACAGAGAGAACACATAAAAACG CTGACAGAGCGACTCAGCAGTCTGGCTGAGGAGAGTCATAACGCCCAGATGAAGAAACTCAAAGACATCTGCGACAA ggAGAAAAAAGAGCTGAAGAGACAGATGGATCGAAGGAGAACAGAGAAGATCAACCAGGCAAAGACCAAAGAGAAACACCTGGCCGAGGA GGAGAAGATTGAGATCAATAAGTCCTACGTCAATGAAGTCGTCCAGAACATAAAACGG CTTGAGGAGACTCAGGCAAAGCGCCACGAACAGCTGGTGGAACAGCACAACGAGCTCCTGCAGGAGATACAAGACCAGAAACCAAAG CTGCAGGGAGCTGTGGAGGCAGAGTTTCAGGAGAAGTTCCAGTGTTTGCCCGGAGAGATTCGAGACTTCCTGCAGAACAGGAagatggaggtcagaggtcacagcaagTCCCGACCATCGACACCTCACGAAACTCTGTCAGAGGAGGACTGA
- the napba gene encoding N-ethylmaleimide-sensitive factor attachment protein, beta a isoform X2, translating into MDNSGKEKEAMQLMAEADKKVKASGSFLGGMFGSGNHKVEDACEMYARAANMFKMAKNWSAAGNAFCQAARLHMQLQNKLDSATSFVDAGNAYKKADPQEAINCLNQAIDIYTDMGRFTIAAKHHITIAEIYESELVDIEKAIAHYEQAADYYKGEESNSSANKCLLKVGHYSAQLEQYQKAIEIYEQVAMSTMDNPLLKYNAKEYFFKASLCHFIVDELNAKLAIEKYEEMFPAFSDSRELKLLKKLLEAHEEQNSEAFTEAVKEFDSVSRLDQWLTTMLLRIKKTIQGDAGDLK; encoded by the exons ATGGACAACTCCGGCAAAGAGAAGGAGGCCATGCAGCTGATGGCTGAAGCCGACAAAAAGGTCAAAGCGTCCGGATCCTTCCTGGGAGGGATGTTCGG ATC ggGAAACCATAAGGTGGAGGATGCCTGTGAAATGTACGCCAGAGCAGCCAACATGTTTAAGATGGCAAAGAACTGGAGTG ctgCGGGGAATGCATTCTGCCAGGCCGCTCGGCTCCACATGCAGCTTCAGAACAAACTGGACTCTGCCACCAGCTTCGTCGATGCCGGCAACGCGTACAAGAAGGCCGACCCACAGG agGCCATCAACTGTCTAAACCAGGCCATTGACATCTACACCGACATG GGTCGTTTTACCATTGCAGCTAAACATCACATCACTATAGCGGAGATTTATGAATCAGAGCTGGTTGATATTGAGAAG gccatTGCCCACTATGAGCAGGCAGCAGATTACTACAAGGGAGAAGAATCTAACAG ctcagcCAACAAATGTCTTCTGAAGGTCGGACACTACAGCGCTCAGCTGGAGCAGTACCAGAAAGCTATTGAAATCTATGAACAG gtTGCTATGAGCACCATGGACAACCCTTTGTTGAAGTACAACGCTAAAGAGTATTTCTTCAAGGCGTCACTGTGTCACTTCATAGTGGACGAACTGAACGCTAAG TTGGCCATTGAGAAGTATGAGGAGATGTTTCCGGCCTTCTCAGACTCAAGAGAGCTCAAACTGTTAAAG AAACTCCTAGAAGCTCATGAGGAGCAGAACAGTGAGGCGTTCACGGAGGCCGTCAAGGAGTTCGACTCTGTGTCTCGTCTGGACCAGTGGTTGACCACGATGCTGCTCCGCATCAAAAAGACCATCCAGGGAGACGCTGGGGACCTGAAATAG